Below is a genomic region from Granulibacter bethesdensis CGDNIH1.
TCGTAATGCGGGCCGAGTCTGTCTTCCTTACCCCAATAGATCTCGAAATAGGTCGATGGTTCACCATCCAGTTCGCCGATCACGGAGAATGCATGCGGATCAGCATCCATACGACGCAGATAGGCTTCATGCTTTTCAATCGGGCCGGCTTCATCCCAGAATTTGGCTACACGCGGCTGGTTCTGCCACATATGGAACAGTTCGAGATCACGGCCGATATCCAGTGCGCGCAAGGTTAATTCATGCCCGGTTATCGTATCACGCCTTCGATAGAACACACCTTTCGGGGCAGGTGGACGTAACGGATGATCCCGCCCATCCGGGAGCGCACGACGCAGAAGCGGCTGGCGATGCGCAGGCGGGCCGGCCTGCCAGAAATCCCGTTGCTGACGATGCCCCTGCCGGTACAGAAAAGCGGTGTTATCCCGTATCTTATGAAGCGGGAATGATGCATCGGCAGGATCAGAGACTGATTCAAGAGACACTGAAAAACAATCAGCCCCTTCTGAAAAAGCATAATCAGCCAGCACATAGATCAGAAAATTTCTGTCCCTTTCCGGCGCAGACCAATCGAGGACGATGGCCCTGGCAAGTTCCCCTTCAAAATGAAGGCGTGTATGGGCGACGACAGATCCATTGAGCAGTATGCTCAGTTCGCCTCCTCCCATGATCATGACAGAGCGGCCATGAGCATCCCGGAATGTCCAGACCGGTTCCATATCCTTAACCGGTCGCTCGGCCGGATGCTCCAGAACAGCACTCATGACTGCACCAGAGGATTGGGAACGGATACATAACTGGCAAGAGGGCTGGCAGTATCGGCGTTTTCGTTGACATCCCTTAGATATGTCATCACATTGCCTTTCATCCAGATTGACGGACAATCCAGCAGATAGCGAATCACAGATGGATCACGCAGCCCATCATCGCTCATGGATTGAAGTCTTTTCCTTAGAATACTTAGAAGTGTCTGTTCCTGTGCGACTCCGTCCAGCACAAGCGTATCAAGAACACCGAACACGGAATTACCGATCAGATAATACCCGATCAGCTGCGGCCCCAATGCGGCATCAATGATATTGTCTGTCCATCGTCCCAACTCTGGCACGTAAGTTCGCAGAGTCTCGATCATATCGGTTGCAATGGCCGTGCCCTGACAATCACGGAACCAGGCCTGTTCGGGCCATCCATTCCGCAGACCAAGCACGACATTCTGCTGATGGGCACTCATCATCACACCATGACGGGCATGGAGATACAGTACCGGTTCCATCAGAATAGAGAGAAAACGGCGAAACCACTCCTCCGCAACATCGGACTGGCTGCGTTTATCGCGTGTAGCGATCATACGGATGATATGGCCGATTCTACTGGGAGCATACCTGTCGAACAGATCATCCTGACAAAGCGTCGCAAGCATCGCGGCATGACGACCACCCGCATATACGCCCTCTGCTTGATCGGCAAAAGGATTGTCCCTGAATACAACGGAGCTTTCGACCAGAACCTTCCCATCAGGCCCTTTCAGCGACAAATGGGCTGGTTCTTCAATCACTGAAAAACCCTGATAGCGGGCAAAGACATCCTGCCCGACCGGACCACGCAACAGACGCGCCAGATGCAGGCCGCGATCAAGCTCACGCGGCAAAATTGTACGGATCGAATTGGTAATCCGCATCGAAAGCGAGAATTTCATCATCAATGGAGACTGCGCACTCCATAGACTGCGCAGGGATGCAGTTGCACGGAATTGCGGCCCCATGATACCGAGATCACGAAGTCGATCCTCCATGCGCAGACTGGCAAGTTCGGGCAGGCACAAAAGATGACCGGCTTGCCAGGGATGAACCGGCAACAAGGTCCAGCCTCCCGGAACGGCATGCAGTGCTTCCTGACCGGCATCGGTCGATGCAAGCATCTCTTTCAGCAGGGATTGTATGTCGGCCACGTGAACACTGTCGCCAATCATATGATCCGGATGGACTGCGAACCAGCGTAACGCGAAGCTGTTGCCGTGATCAGGCCCATACGCCGCATCTTCACTTTCAGAGAGGCCTTCACGGAATTTGGGTGCGGGATGAAACGGATGACCCAGGATCAGCCCCTGTTCCGCCGTGATAAAATCAGGCACCCTGTCTGCCTGATCATCTGTTCTATAGTGATGACTGAGCAAGGCGGCTGAGACACGTTCGGCACTGTCCATCACGCGTTTTCGGAAAGTCATCCTGGTCGGCAGTGATGCCGTCTGTGCAAAGGCCGTGTGATCCAGCAGAAGATCCAGCAGCAAACGCACATCCACCGATCGGATGGCACCATGGCGCCTCAGCAAAGGCGGCCCCGCAAATCTGAAACGCCCGGTTTCAGTGGACGCGGCAAGCGGCAGCAGCAACTCCCCTTCCTGCAACAGAAGGGGAACTGAAATCGCACCTGCCGGACAATGCATATGCGCACCACATCGTGATGCAGCTTCCTGCGGATCGAGCTTTTTCCAGCCGCGCCATTCACGCAGCAAACCGTTCAGCAATGTCGTCGTCGCCATTCCGGCCTCAAAGTGACGACGTTCAATGCATGCTGACGTATCGCGGGTTTCCATGGCTTCCAGCACAGGCGTTTCCCTTTCTGTTGCATATCGTGCCGCTTTGCGGAGAATCACCTTGCGGCATATTGCAATTGATATTCATTCCTAATTTAATGCTGAAATGCAACCCCGGAACACCTCCCTCTCTGCGGGCATCAGCCCTGCTGATCCGGCATCGCCCGATGCGATCACTTTGTCGTGCGCAGATCGCCTCGGCTTTGCTTCGCTTGTCTGCTGTGTAGGGCTGACACAATCATCACTGATTGCATTTTTGCCGATTTTATCGACCAAAACAGGATTATCGGTTCTGTCACTCGGTATTGTTACCAGTTGTGGAATGCTGGCCATGCTTGGTGGTGCGCCTCTGGCCGGATGGCTGAGCGATCGGGCGGGTCGACGACAGACTTTGATGGTCTGCCTTGCTATTTTCTGCGTAGCCCAGCTTTTTCTGGCGGCCATTGTATCGGCTGCGATGAACGGGACTTTATCCCCCTCACTCTGTCTCTCACTGTTGATGATATGCCGCCTGTTACATGGCATTGCGACAGGCGGCCTGCTTCCAGTGGCACAGGCATGGGTCGCCGATCTGACCGGAATTCAAGGCCGTATGGCGGGACTTGCAGCCATCAGTGCCGGGTTCAGTGCCGGGCGGCTGGCGGGGCCGTTGCTGGTCTCGGTCACTTTACCACTGGGGGCCACGATGCCGCTCTGGGTCATGGCGCTGCTGCCATTGCCGCTCGGCAGCATCCTGTTGCACCGCCCGCCCCCGGAAAGCCGTCATAGGAACATCCGGCCCCGATCAGGGGCTGCCTGCTGGCGCAATCCGGCGATTCTGCGGTTGCTGATATTGGCCGCCATCGTCAACATTGCTTTTGGCACCCTGCATTTCGTGCTTGGCCCCTTGTTCCAGCAAAGGCTGGGCTGGACTGCACAGATGGCAGGAATCAGGCTGGGCTGGATCACCGCCCTGATGGCAGCCCTGATGCTGGCAAACCAGATGAGCGTCATTCCCCGGCTGACCGCATGGCCCCGGCACACTCTGGCGGTTGGCATAGCCGTGATCTGGCTCTCCGCACTCTGTCTGACCTGCGGGCAGAGCGTGTGGAGTCTCGGGGCCGGTGTCTGTCTGCTCGGGCAAGGGCTGGCCTTATCGGGTCCGGCCTGCACGGCCCTGGTCAGCATTGCTGCCGGAGGAAGACAGGGGGCCGCCTCCGGGCTGTTATCCTCCGTTCTGACGCTGGGATATGCTGCGGGAGCCACGCTGGGCGGTTTTCTGTTCACTTTGGGGGATACATGGCCCGCGATGACCGCACTGGTGATCCTGCCGCTGATCCTGCCGTTTTTCCCGCTCCGGGAATCATGGACAAAGCTGTCCGATGAGCGGCAGATAGCAAGCGATGCGTAAAGACGAAGACATAGCGGCATGGTGCGAGGCGCGTATGGCCTCTCCCGCCGGGTTTTCTCCGGCAGATGGCGTGGACGTTTCCCTGCTGACACGGCGGGAGACACTGGCCCCCGGTGTAGAGCGATTCGCCAAAACCCTGCCGGCAGGCGCCGATCCACGTGCCATCGGATCACTCTGGAGCAAGGCCTATACGCGGGCCGTGCTGCCGCCGCTGTTTATTCTGGCTATTCGGGACGGACGCAACGCTCTCGATCCCGCACAGACCGCGCCACCCGGACTGGTTCTGCTCAAGGATCGCCCGGATCAGCTGGCGCTGGATGCGGCCACCCTGCCACGTCAAACGCCTGAGCAGATCATGACCATCGCGCTGGGGCAACATATGCAAAGCGTGTTCATCGCGTTGCGGGACTGCACCGGCCTTTCTCCACGCGTGGCATGGTCCAATGCAGGCAACATGGCCGATTTCCTGTTCCGACGTATGGCCGAAACGCCATCATTGGCCGATCAGGCCGCACAATATGAGGCCCTGATCATGGAGCCACGGCAGACCCCGTGGTTTCCACACCAGAACTGGCTGCATGCACCGTTGCGAACCGTT
It encodes:
- a CDS encoding GNAT family N-acetyltransferase, whose protein sequence is MSAVLEHPAERPVKDMEPVWTFRDAHGRSVMIMGGGELSILLNGSVVAHTRLHFEGELARAIVLDWSAPERDRNFLIYVLADYAFSEGADCFSVSLESVSDPADASFPLHKIRDNTAFLYRQGHRQQRDFWQAGPPAHRQPLLRRALPDGRDHPLRPPAPKGVFYRRRDTITGHELTLRALDIGRDLELFHMWQNQPRVAKFWDEAGPIEKHEAYLRRMDADPHAFSVIGELDGEPSTYFEIYWGKEDRLGPHYEADDYDRGWHVLVGEKRHLGRDRTLAWFRAITHCLFLDDCRTRKVVGEPSAAHSNMLRLCEESGYTLEYEFDFPHKRSMLITCTRDHFFRECIR
- a CDS encoding IucA/IucC family protein, translating into MILRKAARYATERETPVLEAMETRDTSACIERRHFEAGMATTTLLNGLLREWRGWKKLDPQEAASRCGAHMHCPAGAISVPLLLQEGELLLPLAASTETGRFRFAGPPLLRRHGAIRSVDVRLLLDLLLDHTAFAQTASLPTRMTFRKRVMDSAERVSAALLSHHYRTDDQADRVPDFITAEQGLILGHPFHPAPKFREGLSESEDAAYGPDHGNSFALRWFAVHPDHMIGDSVHVADIQSLLKEMLASTDAGQEALHAVPGGWTLLPVHPWQAGHLLCLPELASLRMEDRLRDLGIMGPQFRATASLRSLWSAQSPLMMKFSLSMRITNSIRTILPRELDRGLHLARLLRGPVGQDVFARYQGFSVIEEPAHLSLKGPDGKVLVESSVVFRDNPFADQAEGVYAGGRHAAMLATLCQDDLFDRYAPSRIGHIIRMIATRDKRSQSDVAEEWFRRFLSILMEPVLYLHARHGVMMSAHQQNVVLGLRNGWPEQAWFRDCQGTAIATDMIETLRTYVPELGRWTDNIIDAALGPQLIGYYLIGNSVFGVLDTLVLDGVAQEQTLLSILRKRLQSMSDDGLRDPSVIRYLLDCPSIWMKGNVMTYLRDVNENADTASPLASYVSVPNPLVQS
- a CDS encoding MFS transporter, with amino-acid sequence MQPRNTSLSAGISPADPASPDAITLSCADRLGFASLVCCVGLTQSSLIAFLPILSTKTGLSVLSLGIVTSCGMLAMLGGAPLAGWLSDRAGRRQTLMVCLAIFCVAQLFLAAIVSAAMNGTLSPSLCLSLLMICRLLHGIATGGLLPVAQAWVADLTGIQGRMAGLAAISAGFSAGRLAGPLLVSVTLPLGATMPLWVMALLPLPLGSILLHRPPPESRHRNIRPRSGAACWRNPAILRLLILAAIVNIAFGTLHFVLGPLFQQRLGWTAQMAGIRLGWITALMAALMLANQMSVIPRLTAWPRHTLAVGIAVIWLSALCLTCGQSVWSLGAGVCLLGQGLALSGPACTALVSIAAGGRQGAASGLLSSVLTLGYAAGATLGGFLFTLGDTWPAMTALVILPLILPFFPLRESWTKLSDERQIASDA
- the fhuF gene encoding siderophore-iron reductase FhuF encodes the protein MRKDEDIAAWCEARMASPAGFSPADGVDVSLLTRRETLAPGVERFAKTLPAGADPRAIGSLWSKAYTRAVLPPLFILAIRDGRNALDPAQTAPPGLVLLKDRPDQLALDAATLPRQTPEQIMTIALGQHMQSVFIALRDCTGLSPRVAWSNAGNMADFLFRRMAETPSLADQAAQYEALIMEPRQTPWFPHQNWLHAPLRTVSVMLDGEAIPLRQRRICCLRDKVPGMTLCSTCPRLSEEERRALVGQRHRH